A genomic region of Caenorhabditis elegans chromosome V contains the following coding sequences:
- the Y39B6A.25 gene encoding Tudor domain-containing protein (Confirmed by transcript evidence), with the protein MEFGGGLGRFVGSATAPNLCREIIEVPGGAEWKIRNLQETAPEFSWKYPGSSVIVNYHFKRLQNLDSPIFDENEKMFYGKVSHFMSPVEISLQPKYLSTARKSIMEQLNATYQSTQVAEFQEDQIFVPVACAVQELGIWYRGRIAQISGEAHVVVELIDFGTQILVPRHKVLPLTRRFGRAPPLCLKCRVAGLSINDLEIKDLHDFKNIIEECQALFRVEIKSVDEPHLIDLYHPTIAGRNVCQQFFRRPEDVAKLDRIERSWETHCKKMNEEFDDDEDFEEEHGDGDYFPTSIQKPHLPEIPRQQYIKRLPKCQRAPRFEQDLLLIEHIENSQLVYLQYPWQREKRQELDKALHDAWHTLPSVPKDLRTENQLVAISNRRLRGGMVCRGVICEDDTVLLVDYGRYVRCPTNGDFRLLPAHGLFMEEPMVTVISLVRGVNLHNPHHSETQFLHQKLPRGAHVHFRWDKKSKTTPLRGKLISNGACLNDQMVKFLESQKIDGHCRQLDIYRPRVNHKLPRDNHVYRSMCHPHYSKGIKEFLWI; encoded by the exons aTGGAGTTCGGCGGTGGTCTTGGCAG atttgtcGGCTCCGCAACGGCTCCAAATTTATGCCGTGAGATTATCGAGGTACCTGGCGGCGCTGAGtggaaaatccgaaatttgCAAGAAACTGCGCCGGAATTCTCCTGGAAATACCCGGGAAGCTCGGTTATTGTCAACTATCACTTCAAGAGACTTCAG aacctgGATTCTCCGATATTCGacgaaaatgagaaaatgttctACGGAAAAGTGTCGCATTTCATGTCCCCGGTGGAAATTTCGCTCCAACCAAAATATCTGAGCACCgcccgaaaatcgataatggaACAGTTGAATGCCACGTATCAAAGTACACAAGTTGCTGAGTTTCAAGAAGATCAG attttcgtCCCAGTGGCGTGTGCTGTTCAGGAGTTGGGAATTTGGTATCGAGGACGTATTGCGCAGATTTCGGGAGAAGCCCA tgttGTCGTCGAGCTAATCGATTTTGGAACTCAAATTCTTGTGCCACGTCACAAAGTTCTTCCGTTGACCCGCCGATTCGGCAGAGCTCCGCCCCTTTGTCTGAAGTGCCGAGTTGCCGGATTATCGATTAATGACCTGGAAATCAAGGATCTTcacgattttaaaaatatcattgAGGAGTGTCAAGCCTTGTTCCGTGTCGAAATTAAGTCTGTCGATGAGCCGCATTTG ATTGACCTCTACCATCCGACAATTGCCGGTCGCAATGTGTGTCAGCAGTTTTTCCGGCGTCCTGAAGATGTGGCAAAGTTGGATAGAATTGAGAGAAGCTGGGAGACACACTGCAAGAAAATG aacgAAGAATTTGACGATGACGAGGACTTTGAAGAGGAACACGGTGACGGAGACTACTTCCCAACTTCTATCCAGAAACCCCATCTGCCAGAAATTCCACGTCAGCAATACATAAAACGTCTTCCAAAGTGCCAACGTGCTCCACGCTTCGAACAAGATCTCTTGCTCATTGAGCACATTGAGAACTCTCAGCTCGTctatctacagtacccctggcAGCGGGAAAAACGACAAGAACTTGACAAAGCTCTACATGACGCGTGGCACACTTTGCCAAGTGTTCCAAAGGACCTTCGTACGGAAAATCAGCTGGTTGCAATAAGCAATCGCCGGCTGAGAGGTGGAATGGTTTGCAGAGGAGTCATTTGTGAAGACGATACTGTACTTTTGGTGGATTACGGTAGATATGTGAGATGCCCGACAAATGGTGATTTTAGATTGCTCCCCGCTCATGGATTGTTTATGGAAGAGCCTATG GTTACCGTAATTTCCTTGGTCCGCGGAGTCAACCTACATAACCCACACCACTCGGAAACTCAATTCTtacatcaaaaattgccaCGTGGCGCTCATGTGCACTTCAGATGGGACAAGAAATCGAAGACAACTCCACTAAgaggaaaattaatttcaaatggaGCGTGTTTGAATGATCAAATGGTGAAATT ccttgaatcccaaaaaattgatggtCACTGCCGCCAACTCGACATATATCGTCCACGTGTCAACCACAAATTGCCACGTGACAACCACGTGTACAGATCCATGTGCCATCCACATTATTCAAAAGGAATCAAGGAATTTTTGtggatttga